A stretch of Aureispira sp. CCB-E DNA encodes these proteins:
- a CDS encoding T9SS type A sorting domain-containing protein: MKKTFLFLLILVTFKHAYAQNYALISPTQEKHFRHVNNYNIGSLTTIESIRIDSTNNLGNHTFYRNHQVLTQTSYTGSCQIMVHDSSWVGHQILAYPNGDYLFFNRHNDSILIKTMANTNDTWRLYTFPNQDYIEAKVVGVVNSSILGTMDSVKTIQLQVKNSSNNNINNPFNQKEIKFSKNYGLVSFYAMPNFPLDTNSYHLVGSSAPDLGTVNVTASDIFNYDIGDIFHIKDYYQSSSAPWEYNYKNIRKVVLDKVVSNNQDTLTYTMARCQNRYHSQSMSATPDTTITVDTIVETIILSEHTYLNQLSNEIRSDSMSYSTFLIDPPTNRRSKRVDKQYYRVGPNCWSELIGSFATYHTYIEGLGGGYFVNYGTVLGVQKYELVYFSKSGTTWGTPLNIDCTVNTSTSKLAASSNDILVYPVPASDKVTIEIQNFSQYKNWSLELYDTTGKMLRSNSITSRSIVLQKLDLPNGIYFYKIQNEDIAHSYTGKLIFR, translated from the coding sequence ATGAAAAAAACATTCCTATTTTTACTAATTTTAGTAACCTTCAAACATGCCTATGCTCAAAACTATGCCTTGATATCCCCCACTCAGGAGAAACACTTCAGGCATGTGAACAACTACAATATTGGTAGTCTTACAACCATAGAATCAATTCGAATTGACTCTACCAATAACTTGGGCAATCATACCTTTTATCGAAATCACCAAGTACTAACCCAAACTTCTTACACAGGGTCTTGCCAAATTATGGTACACGACTCATCTTGGGTCGGGCACCAAATTTTAGCTTATCCCAATGGAGATTATTTGTTTTTTAATCGCCACAACGACAGTATTCTAATAAAAACAATGGCGAACACCAACGATACATGGCGGCTCTACACCTTCCCCAATCAAGATTATATTGAAGCCAAGGTGGTTGGTGTTGTTAATAGCTCCATTTTGGGAACAATGGACAGCGTTAAAACCATTCAACTTCAAGTAAAAAATAGTTCCAATAACAATATTAATAACCCTTTTAACCAAAAAGAAATTAAATTTTCTAAGAACTATGGTTTAGTTAGCTTTTATGCCATGCCCAATTTTCCACTTGATACAAACAGTTATCATTTAGTAGGAAGTAGTGCACCTGACTTGGGTACTGTCAATGTAACAGCTAGTGATATTTTTAATTATGATATTGGCGATATTTTTCACATAAAAGACTACTACCAGAGTTCTTCTGCACCTTGGGAATATAACTATAAAAATATTCGTAAAGTTGTCTTAGACAAAGTTGTTTCAAACAATCAAGATACGTTAACTTATACGATGGCTCGTTGCCAAAATCGTTATCATAGCCAAAGCATGAGTGCTACGCCAGACACCACCATAACGGTCGATACCATTGTTGAAACGATTATCCTTTCTGAACATACCTACCTAAATCAGCTTTCTAATGAAATACGCTCAGATTCTATGAGTTATTCAACTTTCTTAATAGATCCTCCAACCAATAGAAGATCGAAGCGAGTAGACAAACAATACTATCGAGTTGGTCCCAATTGTTGGTCAGAACTAATTGGTTCTTTTGCCACCTATCACACCTATATCGAAGGGCTTGGTGGCGGATACTTTGTTAATTATGGAACTGTTTTGGGGGTACAAAAATATGAATTGGTCTACTTCTCTAAAAGTGGTACGACTTGGGGCACTCCCCTAAATATTGATTGTACAGTTAATACATCTACCTCTAAACTAGCAGCGTCCTCTAATGATATCCTAGTGTATCCTGTTCCCGCTTCTGATAAAGTAACAATCGAAATTCAAAACTTTTCTCAATATAAGAATTGGAGTCTAGAGTTATACGATACTACAGGAAAAATGCTCCGATCTAACTCAATAACTAGCCGTTCTATTGTATTACAAAAATTGGATTTGCCCAATGGCATTTACTTTTATAAAATTCAGAACGAAGACATAGCCCACTCTTATACTGGTAAGCTTATTTTTAGGTAG
- a CDS encoding WG repeat-containing protein, whose amino-acid sequence MNNTPQQTQYYPAIIPFRQGEKWGYCTRDKDFIITPQYDQAAPFVGTIARVMLGDKYGLIDKTGSIVVPIVCDFIGNEYDHSLLNEDNSCTIIKDEKYGLVSTDGVIWAEMIYNSEEEAFHAAAERGWKGGIVKDDFPEIEATVLNQIHAVKKIQKGILRFRQNDKWGLMTEKGVLLLTPTYDEIEDLENDYWPFREGDKWGLLDLEGNIVLPAQYDAARGFSNGQAACQKDGLWGAVNLSGHWIFEPQFTELGEFKEGLSAAQKNGLYGFVDEYGAVQIDFQYPYVLDFSHGVCAVLEEKEIYFINDTGTIVSERYRALFGPNEDLWMHVMKGDKWGIVQANHSFVLPIQYDLPKAMGQVLNEIKNGMIPIKKGALLGFANLEGKEVVPPQYVIVDPFCERRSLVATLDPKLNGDKTPSSIEETGSLSGVFNYGFINEEGREVIPRKYILAHRFKYGLAFVKNENFQVGYITYDGTEYFED is encoded by the coding sequence ATGAATAACACACCACAACAAACACAATATTATCCTGCTATAATTCCTTTTCGCCAAGGAGAGAAATGGGGGTATTGCACTAGAGACAAAGATTTTATTATCACTCCCCAGTACGATCAAGCGGCGCCTTTTGTAGGAACAATCGCTAGGGTTATGTTAGGCGATAAATATGGATTGATAGATAAAACAGGAAGTATTGTTGTTCCAATTGTTTGTGATTTTATTGGTAATGAGTATGACCACTCCTTGTTGAATGAGGATAATTCTTGCACGATTATAAAAGATGAAAAATATGGATTAGTCTCTACAGATGGCGTGATATGGGCAGAAATGATTTATAATTCTGAGGAAGAAGCATTTCATGCTGCTGCTGAACGGGGCTGGAAAGGTGGAATTGTGAAGGATGATTTTCCTGAAATCGAGGCAACTGTTTTGAACCAAATCCATGCTGTAAAGAAAATTCAAAAGGGAATTCTTCGCTTTCGGCAAAATGATAAATGGGGCTTAATGACGGAGAAAGGAGTACTGTTGTTAACGCCTACTTATGATGAAATAGAGGATTTAGAAAACGACTATTGGCCTTTTCGAGAAGGGGACAAATGGGGCTTGTTAGACCTTGAAGGAAATATAGTTCTACCTGCTCAGTATGATGCCGCCAGAGGCTTTTCGAATGGTCAAGCTGCTTGCCAAAAGGACGGACTTTGGGGAGCTGTAAATCTTTCAGGACATTGGATATTTGAACCTCAATTTACAGAATTAGGAGAGTTCAAAGAAGGTTTATCTGCGGCTCAAAAAAATGGCTTGTATGGCTTTGTTGATGAATATGGTGCTGTACAGATAGATTTTCAATATCCTTATGTGTTGGATTTTAGTCATGGGGTTTGTGCGGTTTTGGAGGAAAAAGAGATTTATTTTATTAATGATACGGGAACTATCGTTAGCGAGCGTTACAGGGCACTGTTTGGTCCCAATGAAGATTTGTGGATGCATGTAATGAAGGGAGATAAGTGGGGGATTGTACAAGCCAATCATTCTTTTGTCTTACCCATTCAATACGATTTGCCAAAAGCAATGGGGCAGGTGTTAAATGAAATTAAGAATGGCATGATTCCAATCAAGAAAGGAGCCTTGTTAGGCTTTGCCAATTTGGAAGGCAAGGAAGTTGTTCCTCCTCAATATGTGATTGTTGACCCTTTTTGTGAAAGACGATCGCTGGTTGCGACGTTGGATCCTAAATTAAATGGAGATAAAACCCCTAGTTCTATAGAAGAAACGGGTTCTTTATCAGGCGTTTTTAATTATGGTTTTATTAATGAAGAAGGTCGAGAGGTGATTCCAAGGAAATACATTTTGGCACATCGTTTCAAATATGGCTTAGCATTTGTCAAAAATGAGAACTTTCAAGTAGGCTACATCACTTATGATGGAACAGAGTATTTTGAAGATTAA